In Saccharomyces cerevisiae S288C chromosome V, complete sequence, one DNA window encodes the following:
- the GDI1 gene encoding Gdi1p (GDP dissociation inhibitor; regulates vesicle traffic in secretory pathways by regulating the dissociation of GDP from the Sec4/Ypt/rab family of GTP binding proteins), with the protein MDQETIDTDYDVIVLGTGITECILSGLLSVDGKKVLHIDKQDHYGGEAASVTLSQLYEKFKQNPISKEERESKFGKDRDWNVDLIPKFLMANGELTNILIHTDVTRYVDFKQVSGSYVFKQGKIYKVPANEIEAISSPLMGIFEKRRMKKFLEWISSYKEDDLSTHQGLDLDKNTMDEVYYKFGLGNSTKEFIGHAMALWTNDDYLQQPARPSFERILLYCQSVARYGKSPYLYPMYGLGELPQGFARLSAIYGGTYMLDTPIDEVLYKKDTGKFEGVKTKLGTFKAPLVIADPTYFPEKCKSTGQRVIRAICILNHPVPNTSNADSLQIIIPQSQLGRKSDIYVAIVSDAHNVCSKGHYLAIISTIIETDKPHIELEPAFKLLGPIEEKFMGIAELFEPREDGSKDNIYLSRSYDASSHFESMTDDVKDIYFRVTGHPLVLKQRQEQEKQ; encoded by the coding sequence ATGGATCAAGAAACAATAGACACTGACTACGACGTGATTGTCTTAGGTACCGGTATTACCGAATGTATCTTATCTGGTTTACTCTCTGTAGATGGAAAAAAGGTATTACATATTGACAAGCAAGACCATTATGGTGGCGAAGCTGCTTCTGTGACCTTATCTCAATtgtatgaaaaatttaaacaaAATCCGATCAGTAAAGAGGAACGGGAGTCCAAGTTTGGTAAAGATAGAGATTGGAATGTCGACTTAATTCCTAAATTCCTGATGGCCAATGGTGAGCtgacaaatattttaataCATACCGATGTGACCAGATATGTCGATTTCAAGCAAGTTTCTGGCTCCTACGTTTTTAAGCAAGGCAAAATTTACAAAGTGCCAGCTAATGAAATAGAAGCCATTTCATCGCCATTGATGggtatttttgaaaaacgtagaatgaagaaatttttagaATGGATTAGCTCTTACAAAGAAGATGACTTGTCCACTCATCAAGGATTAGACTTAGACAAGAATACCATGGATGAAGTGTATTATAAATTTGGGTTAGGCAATTCTACCAAAGAATTCATCGGTCATGCAATGGCTTTATGGACCAATGATGACTACTTACAACAACCTGCTAGGCCATCGTTTGAGAGGATTTTGTTATATTGCCAAAGTGTTGCCCGTTACGGTAAATCACCTTATTTGTATCCTATGTATGGGTTAGGCGAACTTCCACAAGGATTTGCTCGTTTGTCGGCTATTTACGGTGGTACTTACATGCTAGACACTCCAATTGATGAAGTATTGTATAAAAAAGACACAGGAAAATTTGAAGGGGTCAAGACTAAGCTGGGAACTTTCAAGGCCCCATTGGTTATTGCTGATCCAACTTATTTTCCCGAAAAATGTAAATCTACTGGTCAAAGAGTTATTAGAGCCATCTGTATTCTTAACCATCCAGTTCCGAACACCAGTAACGCGGATTCTTTACAAATTATTATCCCACAAAGCCAACTGGGAAGGAAAAGCGATATATACGTTGCGATTGTTTCAGATGCGCATAACGTTTGCTCCAAGGGTCACTATTTAGCAATTATTTCTACAATCATTGAAACTGATAAACCACATATAGAATTAGAGCCTGCTTTCAAACTTCTGGGACCAatcgaagaaaaattcatggGAATTGCCGAATTATTTGAACCAAGAGAAGACGGCTCTAAG